CTGCATTTAAACGGTTTTTATCATGGAAGCCAACTAATTTTTCAACCACTTCGCCGTCTTTTTTAACTAATAAAGTTGGAATTGACATAATGCCAAATTGTTGAGCAACTTTTTGTTCTTCATCCACATTCATTTTATAAAAATCAACTTGACCATCTAATTCTTCACTTAATTCATCGATAACTGGTGCTTGCATACGGCAAGGTCCACACCATGGTGCCCAAAAATCAACAACTGTTAATCCTTGTGAAGTTTCTTGTTCAAATTGTGCATCTGTTAATAC
The genomic region above belongs to Aerococcaceae bacterium zg-1292 and contains:
- the trxA gene encoding thioredoxin, whose protein sequence is MTKVLTDAQFEQETSQGLTVVDFWAPWCGPCRMQAPVIDELSEELDGQVDFYKMNVDEEQKVAQQFGIMSIPTLLVKKDGEVVEKLVGFHDKNRLNAVLARYM